The Pedobacter frigiditerrae genomic sequence TAGTGTGGCTAGTCAAAATTGGCAGGAATTTGAATTTATAGTGGTTGATGGTAATAGTAATGATGGGAGTAAAGATATCATTGAAGCCAACAAACATGCTTTTACACATTATGTCAGCGAGCCAGATTCTGGAATTTACAATGCCATGAACAAAGGCATAAGATTGGCATCAGGCACTTATTTATTATTTCTAAATAGTGGTGATATTTTGTTAAATGAATACACCTTACAGAACGCTCAAGAATATATTGATGACAACTATGGAATTTATTATGGTGATCTAATCTATCAACACCCTAATAAACAAAGAGAAAGAATATTACCTGAGAAACTGACCTTCTTATTCTTTCTAGAACATAGTTTATCTCACCAAGCAAGTTTCATCAAAAAAAGTCTATTCGACGAGATTTTCTACTATAACGAATCATATAAAATAGTGTCAGACTGGGAGTTTTTCATTTACGCCATCTGTAAAATGAATGTGTCGTATAAACACATTCCGTTAGTTGTCACGATTTATGATGTGGCAGGTATTTCTTCCTTAAAAGATAATTATCGGTTAATGTTTGAAGAACGAAATCAGACTTTATGTAAATATTTTCCTGCTTTTATCGACGATTATCAATCTATCACCGCCCTAGGCTCAAAAAGAACAAAGCAGTTTCTTTTTATTGGAAAACACAAGTTAGCCTGGAGCCTGTTAAAGGGTATGATGAATGTCATCCTACTTTTCTTAAAAAAAAAATCTCTCAATAAAACCGATTATCGATGAGTACGACAAGCTATACAAATCAAAACAGCACTTTAAAAGATGGCATCAGCGTTATTGTATGTACCTACAATGGTGCGG encodes the following:
- a CDS encoding glycosyltransferase family 2 protein, with the translated sequence MSSKISIITINYNDKNGLQKTIASVASQNWQEFEFIVVDGNSNDGSKDIIEANKHAFTHYVSEPDSGIYNAMNKGIRLASGTYLLFLNSGDILLNEYTLQNAQEYIDDNYGIYYGDLIYQHPNKQRERILPEKLTFLFFLEHSLSHQASFIKKSLFDEIFYYNESYKIVSDWEFFIYAICKMNVSYKHIPLVVTIYDVAGISSLKDNYRLMFEERNQTLCKYFPAFIDDYQSITALGSKRTKQFLFIGKHKLAWSLLKGMMNVILLFLKKKSLNKTDYR